A window of Maniola hyperantus chromosome 26, iAphHyp1.2, whole genome shotgun sequence contains these coding sequences:
- the LOC117994040 gene encoding uncharacterized protein, with protein MAGVGHSTLLKFLHDIPSNTMSERSPTIESQVPGLQQFRSVTRTTLDEPEHTVDDNIQYREKSKHAKRPTGVSETDYIVDDKKDVTLPEEENDSNGDFVKSLNTREDLNDEKGFNATNFASDEEAVADKDDFVYSPVITVTKEESSFTKGDLKLQKVVVSEDVSDESMVKNKIISVTEASSPVEVRTEIRSDVLPVTIRLDQYTAGNNDKKKTGEEEHKDSKKNQTRIPKLRFKQAIERVRKERQDKRNTNDPKPFLEQKRRSSIPKLKDISKNSPQGVTKVLIETKKDQELESPKVDDEFDKIYEEIIESEASNDIPSPDKISNPIKLESKFEEIIHAYDENNVQSVNECENNVSIEKTKSKIPLLKRKSEQEIEIPPPSHRKYSFKRSNTEDYKNKTPAMTKEKSMKSDDETVRHGNTSVKSGTISKNKTDSLGNANPTIMKSEATQKNIEMKKELMRSLTETVVKSENISNSNVNDATKCKIPVALNTKDSLDTKINSATLNKHPARLNIKDRISNTVTDKKDKLTDKNVGNSPPQYALNVKSSTLLEEDKFVKQDVKHILGTKNIDDKVIEEKPTSLSQESKTSQIQSMDIEQQTETINNMSTIPNSVTKYGRVTKNTDKGIVSSENLCSPQSSPPHAQLTAINGTKYVNEVPLLTEKQNYQETEPKSSHLILESSKSTTDPPSNVKTNPNKNSHVLPSQNENESKISISETSNFTVKINLADSKHDVKLIKEDQTMKELTASNIGAQPIKICNDNNKAQDKDKTNFKTDPKIDVKINYESKEITMPDEKEQTFNKIELTLKSPIRTTINENNFKKEGNLNTQNILKILPENNKLVIQSTKQLDDRLKQPFSTSESDIKNVKVPKPLISKSKITDDYQAALVTGKNQTDLVNEIVLANTEPDCKKVNDTKLENLPVKSTNAGEEAEEDIIMLKGKVNRVIRRLDSKDYKTVKKELDDVPKEVSVTSKIALFERCESKDPVSKSYEEIEPLKEDVVNDKPKIVNEILKMDYNQNELNCVDESIHASALDNTVNNEKTTTSNDFEANKVNRNETKDLKTKNISSERNKINRTISSVNNEVFAKDAPSSSQVWQEYRRKKEDSDMRRARSLAELDLGDAVKGRVKQLVVRMSSVDRGGASRREHLEGRGRPRGGTVSQRIAMYESKLTSPRGDAPPARPPPQPVTTEENSVDEEQLRSKIDELTSVNVTYGRFEEMASMELSDGGTMPVLSLGTAMLEPALLRHVIHAGIDLGYRAIDSAYIYGNEREVGQAIRDKIQDGTVTRSELFIINKLWSTFHRRDLVEAACRQSLDAMGLDYFDLYLIHNPMSFKEGPNPVPKIAGVLQYSSHDYLEAWFGVEGLISRGLARRGGLSNFNSQQVDRIVEKARIKPVINQVESHPYLTQLRLEEFCASRNIKLSCFGVLGSKGTPAELTSGLSPAIDDPLVQVMAAGLGVTPAQLLISYQLQLGRSVVVKCSSAAHLAQARAAAPSSSAPVRLQPTHVAALNALNRNKRTFTFKGMGDTHKNYPFRIPF; from the exons ATGGCAGGCGTCGGCCACAGCACATTGTTGAAGTTCCTCCACGATAT CCCAAGTAACACAATGTCCGAACGCTCACCGACAATAGAGTCGCAAGTACCAGGACTACAGCAGTTCAGAAGTGTTACACGAACCACACTCGATGAACCCGAACACACTGTTGATGATAATATACAGTATAGAGAAAAAAGTAAACACGCTAAAAGACCTACTGGAGTATCTGAAACAGATTATATTGTAGATGATAAAAAAGATGTAACATTACCAGAAGAAGAGAATGATTCGAATGGAGATTTCGTCAAATCACTGAATACTAGAGAGGATCTTAATGATGAAAAGGGTTTTAATGCTACAAATTTTGCTTCCGATGAAGAGGCAGTAGCTGACAAAGATGATTTTGTGTATTCGCCAGTAATCACCGTGACTAAGGAAGAATCGAGCTTCACGAAGGGAGACCTGAAGCTGCAGAAGGTGGTCGTCTCGGAGGACGTCTCG gatGAATCAATGGTTAAAAACAAGATAATAAGTGTAACTGAGGCAAGTAGTCCTGTTGAAGTACGCACTGAAATACGCAGCGACGTTTTACCGGTAACAATAAGATTGGATCAATACACTGCTGGAAATAATGATAAGAAGAAAACTGGAG AAGAAGAACATAAAGATTCGAAGAAAAACCAAACGAGAATACCAAAGCTCAGGTTTAAGCAAGCAATTGAGAGAGTAAGAAAAGAAAGACAGGATAAACGAAACACAAATGACCCCAAG CCATTTTTGGAACAAAAACGACGCTCATCTATACCAAAACTGAAAGACATCAGTAAAAACTCACCGCAAGGTGTAACGAAAGTTTTGATTGAAACCAAGAAAGATCAGGAACTAGAGTCACCAAAAGTAGATGATGAATTTGACAAAATATACGAAGAAATCATAGAAAGCGAAGCTTCTAATGATATACCATCACCCGACAAAATCAGCAATCCAATTAAACTAGAATCTAAATTTGAAGAAATAATACACGCTTACGACGAAAATAATGTCCAATCAGTGAATGAATgtgaaaataatgtaagtattgAGAAGACTAAGAGTAAAATTCCGTTACTTAAGCGAAAAAGTGAACAAGAAATTGAAATACCACCTCCAAGTCATCGAAAATATTCATTTAAGAGATCTAATACAGaagattacaaaaataaaacccCTGCGATGACAAAAGAAAAATCTATGAAATCTGATGATGAAACTGTTAGACATGGGAACACTAGTGTAAAATCAGGAACTATTTCGAAGAACAAAACTGATTCACTTGGTAATGCTAACCCTACTATAATGAAATCAGAGgccacacaaaaaaatattgaaatgaaaaaaGAACTGATGAGATCGCTAACAGAAACTGTAGTAAAATCAGAAAACATTAGTAATAGTAACGTAAATGATGCTACTAAATGTAAAATACCTGTTGCATTGAATACAAAAGATAGTTTAGACACGAAAATTAACTCAGCTACTCTAAACAAACATCCAGCAAggttaaatattaaagataggATATCCAATACAGTAACTGATAAAAAAGATAAATTAACGGATAAAAATGTTGGAAATTCTCCTCCACAATATGCATTAAATGTTAAATCATCTACACTACTCGAGGAAGACAAATTCGTCAAACAAGATGTAAAGCATATTTTAGGAACGAAGAATATTGACGACAAAGTGATAGAAGAGAAACCAACTTCTTTGTCACAAGAAAGCAAGACTTCTCAAATACAAAGTATGGATATTGAACAACAAAccgaaacaataaataatatgtcTACTATTCCAAACTCAGTGACAAAATATGGAAGAGTGACAAAGAACACAGATAAAGGAATAGTATCTTCAGAAAACCTCTGCAGTCCACAATCGAGTCCACCTCACGCACAACTTACAGCAATAAACGGTACCAAATATGTAAATGAAGTTCCTCTTTTGACCGAAAAACAAAACTATCAAGAAACAGAACCTAAAAGCAGTCACTTAATCTTAGAGAGTTCAAAAAGCACAACAGATCCACCTTCTAATGTAAAAACTAATCCGAATAAAAATTCACACGTACTTCCATctcaaaatgaaaatgaaagcaaAATTTCTATAAGTGAAACATCCAATTTCACAGTCAAAATTAATCTTGCCGATAGCAAACATGATGTTAAGTTGATTAAAGAAGATCAAACAATGAAAGAACTAACGGCATCAAATATTGGTGCACAACCAATTAAAATTTGCAATGATAATAACAAAGCACAAGATAAAGATAAAACTAATTTCAAAACAGATCCCAAAATagatgttaaaataaattacgaATCAAAAGAAATTACAATGCCTGATGAAAAAGAGCAAACTTTCAACAAAATTGAACTGACTTTGAAATCCCCAATCAGAACAACTATAAACgaaaataattttaagaaaGAAGGCAACTTAAATAcacaaaatatactgaaaattttaccagaaaataataaattggttATTCAATCAACGAAACAATTAGATGATAGATTAAAACAACCTTTTAGTACCTCTGAGTCTGACATCAAAAATGTTAAAGTTCCAAAACCTTTAATATCTAAATCAAAAATTACTGATGATTATCAGGCAGCATTAGTAACAGGAAAAAATCAGACTGATTTAGTGAACGAAATAGTATTAGCCAATACAGAACCTGATTGTAAAAAAGTAAATGATACTAAATTGGAAAATTTACCTGTCAAAAGTACAAATGCAGGAGAGGAAGCAGAAgaagatattattatgttaaaggGTAAAGTTAACAGAGTAATAAGAAGGTTGGATTCAAAGGATTACAAAACCGTCAAAAAGGAATTAGATGATGTTCCCAAAGAAGTTTCTGTAACATCTAAAATAGCCTTGTTTGAA AGATGTGAATCGAAAGACCCAGTATCAAAAAGTTACGAAGAAATTGAACCACTTAAAGAAGACGTGGTTAACGACAAACCTAAAATTGTGAATGAGATTTTAAAGATGGATTACAATCAAAACGAACTGAACTGTGTAGACGAGTCCATACATGCATCTGCTTTAGATAATACAGTCAACAATGAAAAAACTACAACGAGTAATGATTTCGAAGCAAACAAAGTCAATAGAAATGAAACAAAAGATTTGAAAACGAAAAACATTTCAAGTGAAAGAAACAAGATCAATCGAACAATCTCAAGTGTAAATAATGAAGTATTCGCGAAGGATGCACCGTCTAGTTCACAAGTGTGGCAGGAGTATAGAAGGAAAAAG GAGGATTCAGACATGCGCAGGGCCAGATCCCTGGCGGAGCTGGACCTGGGGGATGCGGTGAAGGGGCGAGTCAAGCAGCTGGTGGTGAGGATGAGCTCTGTGGACAGGGGGGGCGCGAGCAGGAGGGAGCACCTGGAGGGGAGGGGCAGGCCCAGGGGCGGCACCGTGTCGCAGAGGATCGCCATGTATGAG AGCAAGCTAACCTCACCGCGCGGCGAtgccccgcccgcccgcccaccACCCCAGCCTGTCACGACGGAAGAGAACAGCGTCGACGAGGAGCAGCTGAGGAGTAAGATAGACGAGCTGACGAGTGTGAACGTGACGTATGGCCGCTTCGAGGAGATGGCGTCCATGGAGCTGAGCGACGGGGGGACCATGCCTGTTCTGTCATTGGGAACTGCTATG CTGGAGCCAGCGCTGCTGAGGCACGTGATCCACGCGGGCATCGACCTGGGGTACCGCGCGATCGACAGCGCTTACATCTACGGCAACGAGCGGGAGGTGGGCCAGGCCATCCGGGACAAGATACAGGACGGGACCGTCACGCG CTCGGAGCTGTTCATCATCAACAAGCTGTGGAGCACCTTCCACCGCCGCGACCTGGTGGAGGCGGCGTGCCGGCAGTCGCTGGACGCCATGGGTTTGGACTACTTCGACCTGTACCTCATACACAACCCCATGTCATTCAAG GAAGGGCCGAACCCCGTGCCCAAAATAGCAGGAGTCCTCCAATATTCATCGCATGACTACCTGGAGGCCTGGTTCGGCGTGGAGGGCCTCATATCGCGGGGCCTCGCGCGGCGCGGGGGCCTCAGCAACTTCAACTCGCAACAAGTGGACAGAATCGTGGAGAAAGCGAGGATCAAGCCTGTCATCAACCAG GTGGAAAGCCACCCCTACCTCACCCAACTGCGCCTGGAGGAGTTCTGTGCGTCGCGCAACATCAAGCTGAGCTGCTTCGGCGTGCTGGGCTCGAAGGGGACCCCCGCCGAGCTGACCAGCGGCCTGTCGCCGGCGATCGACGACCCCCTGGTCCAGGTCATGGCGGCGGGGCTGGGGGTCACGCCTGCCCAGCTACTGATCAG CTACCAGCTGCAGCTGGGCCGCAGCGTGGTGGTGAAGTGCTCCAGCGCGGCGCACCTGGCGCAGGCGCGCGCGGCGGCTCCGTCGTCATCAGCGCCGGTGCGGCTGCAGCCGACGCACGTGGCGGCGCTGAACGCTCTCAATAGGAACAAGCGCACCTTCACGTTCAAAGG aATGGGAGATACACACAAAAACTATCCGTTCAGAATACCCTTTTAA